Part of the Kamptonema formosum PCC 6407 genome, TTTCCCCGTACCTTTCCCCTCTAAGGCAGGAGACCTGTTTAATTCTACCCAAAAAATTATTTGACCTCTTCCCCAACCCCTCGATCGCGGGGTTCAGAATTTTTGAGCGGTGTTGTTATTTTGAGTACCTAATGTCTCCAGTTGATTGCTGTAAAGGCTTTCAAAATTCACTTGGCGGTGCATTGAGGTTTGGTCTGAGTTTTTAATGCCATTAACGACGGTTCCTAAGACAGAAGCACCGGAAATTTTTAATCCCTCTAGTGCTTTGGTGACGAGAGAGCGATCGGTGCGATCGAGCGCTACTACTAAGATTGTACCGTCGGTGTGAGCAGCGAGGATATGTCCGTCTGCTAGACCAACAAGGGGTGGAGTGTCGTAGATCACTAAGTCGAAAAATGCTTGAAATTGCTCCATGAGATAGAGCATTTTTTTCGATGATAGGAGTTTGATCGGGTCAGGTGGGGTGTAGCCTGCTGTGAGTATGAAGAGGTTGTCTTCGTCTGGCGATCGCTGGATCGCGTCGTTGAGGCTGAGGTCTGTGGCGATCGCATCGCTGAGTCCCCGGACATTGGGTAGGCCTAAGCGCAGATGGAGTTGAGGTAAGCGCAAGTCAGCATCTACGAGTAACACCCGTAGGCCGACGGCCGCTGCTGTCCTTGCCAGATAAAAAGCAATGGTTGACTTGCCATCTCCTGTCACTGCTGAACCGATTACTAAGGAACGCATAGATCTCCCTGGGGTTAGCAAGCGGATGTTTGTGTACAGGGAACGAAAGGCTTCTAAAAAGGAATAATCTAAATCCCCGTGTAACTTACTACCACCCAACTGTAGTTGTGGGCTTTTGCCTAGAGTTCCATCATTAACATTCTTAACTGATGCTCGCTGCTTAGATTTCTTGGTGATTCTCCTAAGTTTTTTCGTCTGGGGAACTAACCCTAACACTGGTAGTTTCGTTCCCCATTTCACTTCTTCTGGGGTATGGAAAACTGTATTGAGCACTTCTATTACAAAGCCTACTGCTACGCCAAATAGGATGCTCAATACTAATGCGATCGCTAAGTTTTTACCTTTATTGGTAACAGTCACCGATAAAGGTTTGCCGAATTCAGTTGTCAGGATCGTGGGTTCATTGATGATCGTCCACGGCGTGTCTTGCTGCCCTACACCTAGTTTGAGGGTTTCTCGTTTAGATAAGAATACCTTCAAGCTCTCTGTCGCTACCCCCAATTCTCGCTCCAAATCTCCATACTGGCGGAGGACGGATGGTAATTCCCTGATATTTGCATTTAGACTATCTTCACTTGCTGTTAAGCTACGTTCTCGAGCTTCTAGCTGCTGGATTTGGCCGGCTACTGTGTCGAGTGTCAATTGAGCTTCTTTCTGTAACAAGCCGCGTACATTTTGCTGCTTTTCTCGCAAAGACTGCATCGGCGGACTGTCTTCCCGAAATTGAGTTGCACTAATTGCCAATTGAGTTTCTAGTGTCTGAAGCTGGCTGATTAAGGTTTCGTAACCTTTCGGGTTAATTGTTACTACCCCGGCCATATTGCCCTGTTCTACCTGCGCTTTCAGGTTACTGTATAGCTTTCTGGTTTCAGCAAGCTGGGCTTGGAGAGTGACTTGGTTAGAGCCAATAGCGTTTCCTTGATCGGCGAAGCTTCTGCTAGTTAATTCTGGTAAACTCAGGTTAGCCTGCTGGCGCAGGGATTGCAGTTGTCGCTGTAGTTGATCGACTCGCATCCGCAGTGCTGGGAGCTGGCTATCAATGTACTCCATGCCCTTTGTAGTCTGTTTTAGACGCTCTTGGCGACTGTACTCTAAATAGTATTTAGAAACTGTATCGAGGACAAACTTAATTTTATCCAGGTCTTTATCCTGGTAAGTAAATTCTATAATTTTCGTGCCCGCTTCTTTACCATCTTTAGCATAAGTAATCCGGCTAATTTTCAACTGATTATTGAGCTTTGTGTAGCTAACTTCTCGATAGTTAGCTTGTAGCTTTTTAACCAGCGGTTCCAGCAGTTTAGGGCTCTTTAGCACTCGCAATAGAGTCTGATAGTCTACCATACTGCTGTCTTCGACAGAGGAACCAACTTTGTTAACTTCATCAGCGCTGAAGTTGGCACTCTGAGACTGGATCAGCAATTGAGACAATCGACCTTCTGCCGTGATTGGCTCTACTAAAACCTGGAAACTGCCTTGATAGAGTCTGGTAATTTGCTTGGTTTTCCACAATACCAACGAGCCAGAAATTCCGCTGAGTATGACCGCGATCGTTACCATGATCCCCATCCTTCTCCGCATTACAGCAAAGAGCCAACCTAAATCTAAAGGCTCTTGATCGCTAGTATCGTTATTCCCTGGAGAGAGGTTGGGCCCTGGTTGAGGCATAGCGCCGTTGCGCTTCGATGTTGTTGGCTGGAAATGATATTCTGTATCCATATTTTTTGATTGCTTCCTTAGCTAATAAAGTGTTATTTAGGCAATCTAATAAGTCCCAAGCTGTTGAGCAATGATAGGAGTGCATTACCAGTGCTTGGTACTGCTAGAAGGGCAGCAGTGGGATTTAAAATCAGGTTAACAGTGTCTACTACTCCGGCTGTGGCGGAGCGTCTGACTACAATGATATCTTGATTTCGGACGAGGGGGTTA contains:
- a CDS encoding GumC family protein, which codes for MDTEYHFQPTTSKRNGAMPQPGPNLSPGNNDTSDQEPLDLGWLFAVMRRRMGIMVTIAVILSGISGSLVLWKTKQITRLYQGSFQVLVEPITAEGRLSQLLIQSQSANFSADEVNKVGSSVEDSSMVDYQTLLRVLKSPKLLEPLVKKLQANYREVSYTKLNNQLKISRITYAKDGKEAGTKIIEFTYQDKDLDKIKFVLDTVSKYYLEYSRQERLKQTTKGMEYIDSQLPALRMRVDQLQRQLQSLRQQANLSLPELTSRSFADQGNAIGSNQVTLQAQLAETRKLYSNLKAQVEQGNMAGVVTINPKGYETLISQLQTLETQLAISATQFREDSPPMQSLREKQQNVRGLLQKEAQLTLDTVAGQIQQLEARERSLTASEDSLNANIRELPSVLRQYGDLERELGVATESLKVFLSKRETLKLGVGQQDTPWTIINEPTILTTEFGKPLSVTVTNKGKNLAIALVLSILFGVAVGFVIEVLNTVFHTPEEVKWGTKLPVLGLVPQTKKLRRITKKSKQRASVKNVNDGTLGKSPQLQLGGSKLHGDLDYSFLEAFRSLYTNIRLLTPGRSMRSLVIGSAVTGDGKSTIAFYLARTAAAVGLRVLLVDADLRLPQLHLRLGLPNVRGLSDAIATDLSLNDAIQRSPDEDNLFILTAGYTPPDPIKLLSSKKMLYLMEQFQAFFDLVIYDTPPLVGLADGHILAAHTDGTILVVALDRTDRSLVTKALEGLKISGASVLGTVVNGIKNSDQTSMHRQVNFESLYSNQLETLGTQNNNTAQKF